From the genome of Malus domestica chromosome 04, GDT2T_hap1, one region includes:
- the LOC139195239 gene encoding uncharacterized protein isoform X1 translates to MDFANIQAQLANLTSQLSQIAGRTTMQNVPTFGVSYGHGYQTHQHPQFTVNEDAWGYQGYDQPSNNMFSNAYNSAWRDHSNYMWGEPQQFQQDGYWQQDEEFYSKPMQYAQSNSGSSINYNQILNELNCLVQGSQNQAKEAQQDAYWQPYEEFYTTPIQPPQHPPQQFQSNQSMPMNYNEILEGLISLAQGSQKEEQLPPLKEFYQWPYEPSQPPQQSTQFNSGTSLDNDTLNKLLTSLNQGVENQNQEMQNRVKIVDELDMQVGQIVELMAQIRDQSELSNSNIAKSKAESEIDEAIALEGDMKDEAIPEPSKHCPNMDELLLQAEEEEDDLGSLEEFLLQAPQIPMSSNSGEEVLNSLHSNIIPPNVLFPCRFFIPNIKESEKDIVEALPKVQSDIPILGAPKQVPDGIETFKEPCTPRKGIQENEVVEAYQEYIQEAVHETIKPKAVEFDDTGQATTIIVNLAKFKVPEMFKDVVFVIEFVSEKESSASVFGGASAVGGATEG, encoded by the exons atggattttgctaacattcaagctcaattggcgaatcttacttctcaattgtcacagattGCCGGAAGGACTACAATGCAAaatgtccctacatttggtgtgTCTTATGGGCACGGATATCAAACtcatcaacatcctcaattcactgtgaacgaagatgcttggggttatcaaggctatgatcaaccaagcaacaacatgttttccaacgcttacaattcggcttggagagatcattcaaattatatgtggggggaacctcaacaattccaacaagatggatattggcagcaagatgaggagttctattcaaaacctatgcaatatgctcaatcaaactcaggttcgtcaataaattataatcaaattcttaatgaattaaattgtttggtgcagggctcacaaaatcaagccaaggaggctcaacaagatgcatattggcagccatatgaggagttctacacCACACCTATACAACCACCACAacatcccccacaacaattccaatcaaatcaaagtatgcccatgaattataatgaaattcttgaaggactaatttctttggcgcagggttcacaaaaagaagaacaattgccgccattgaaagagttctatcagtggccatatgaaccgtcacagccaccacaacaatcaacccaattcaattcaggtacgtccttggataatgatacacttaataagttactcacctctttgaatcagggagtagaaaatcaaaaccaggagatgcaaaACCGAGTCAAAATAGTGGACGAATTGGatatgcaagttgggcagattgtggaactcatggcacagattcgagatcaaagtgaactttccaactcaaacattgcaaagtcaaaggcagaaagtgaaatcgatgaagccatcgctttggaaggtgacatgaaggatgaagctatcccagaaccatccaaacactgcccgaacatggatgaattgctgctgcaagcagaagaggaggaggacgacctgggcagtttagaagaattcttgctgcaagctcctcaaatccctatgtcatccaactcaggtgaggaagttctaaattcacttcattctaacattattccaccgaatgtcctttttccttgcaggttttttattccaaatatcaaagagagtgaaaaagacattgtggaagctcttccaaaggtgcaaagtgatatcccaattcttggtgcaccaaaacaagttcccgatggtattgaaacgttcaaagaaccttgcacaccaagaaaagggattcaagaaaatgaagtggttgaagcatatcaagaatacatccaagaggctgtgcatgagacaatcaagcccaaagcagttgagtttgatgacacgggacaagccacaaccatcatagtaaacctggccaagttcaaagtcccggaaatgttcaaagatgtggtgtttgtcattgagtttgtgtcggaaaaagaaa gtagTGCTTCAGTattcggcggagcttcagcagtcggcggggccacagaaggatgA
- the LOC139195239 gene encoding uncharacterized protein isoform X2 has translation MDFANIQAQLANLTSQLSQIAGRTTMQNVPTFGVSYGHGYQTHQHPQFTVNEDAWGYQGYDQPSNNMFSNAYNSAWRDHSNYMWGEPQQFQQDGYWQQDEEFYSKPMQYAQSNSGSSINYNQILNELNCLVQGSQNQAKEAQQDAYWQPYEEFYTTPIQPPQHPPQQFQSNQSMPMNYNEILEGLISLAQGSQKEEQLPPLKEFYQWPYEPSQPPQQSTQFNSGTSLDNDTLNKLLTSLNQGVENQNQEMQNRVKIVDELDMQVGQIVELMAQIRDQSELSNSNIAKSKAESEIDEAIALEGDMKDEAIPEPSKHCPNMDELLLQAEEEEDDLGSLEEFLLQAPQIPMSSNSGEEVLNSLHSNIIPPNVLFPCRFFIPNIKESEKDIVEALPKVQSDIPILGAPKQVPDGIETFKEPCTPRKGIQENEVVEAYQEYIQEAVHETIKPKAVEFDDTGQATTIIVNLAKFKVPEMFKDVVFVIEFVSEKERTFGYFHP, from the coding sequence atggattttgctaacattcaagctcaattggcgaatcttacttctcaattgtcacagattGCCGGAAGGACTACAATGCAAaatgtccctacatttggtgtgTCTTATGGGCACGGATATCAAACtcatcaacatcctcaattcactgtgaacgaagatgcttggggttatcaaggctatgatcaaccaagcaacaacatgttttccaacgcttacaattcggcttggagagatcattcaaattatatgtggggggaacctcaacaattccaacaagatggatattggcagcaagatgaggagttctattcaaaacctatgcaatatgctcaatcaaactcaggttcgtcaataaattataatcaaattcttaatgaattaaattgtttggtgcagggctcacaaaatcaagccaaggaggctcaacaagatgcatattggcagccatatgaggagttctacacCACACCTATACAACCACCACAacatcccccacaacaattccaatcaaatcaaagtatgcccatgaattataatgaaattcttgaaggactaatttctttggcgcagggttcacaaaaagaagaacaattgccgccattgaaagagttctatcagtggccatatgaaccgtcacagccaccacaacaatcaacccaattcaattcaggtacgtccttggataatgatacacttaataagttactcacctctttgaatcagggagtagaaaatcaaaaccaggagatgcaaaACCGAGTCAAAATAGTGGACGAATTGGatatgcaagttgggcagattgtggaactcatggcacagattcgagatcaaagtgaactttccaactcaaacattgcaaagtcaaaggcagaaagtgaaatcgatgaagccatcgctttggaaggtgacatgaaggatgaagctatcccagaaccatccaaacactgcccgaacatggatgaattgctgctgcaagcagaagaggaggaggacgacctgggcagtttagaagaattcttgctgcaagctcctcaaatccctatgtcatccaactcaggtgaggaagttctaaattcacttcattctaacattattccaccgaatgtcctttttccttgcaggttttttattccaaatatcaaagagagtgaaaaagacattgtggaagctcttccaaaggtgcaaagtgatatcccaattcttggtgcaccaaaacaagttcccgatggtattgaaacgttcaaagaaccttgcacaccaagaaaagggattcaagaaaatgaagtggttgaagcatatcaagaatacatccaagaggctgtgcatgagacaatcaagcccaaagcagttgagtttgatgacacgggacaagccacaaccatcatagtaaacctggccaagttcaaagtcccggaaatgttcaaagatgtggtgtttgtcattgagtttgtgtcggaaaaagaaa